Part of the Tachypleus tridentatus isolate NWPU-2018 unplaced genomic scaffold, ASM421037v1 Hic_cluster_2, whole genome shotgun sequence genome is shown below.
gaaaaaaaaacagtttaatgaaTCATGAGTTAACcatttaaacaaacaattattacacaATGAATGTATTCAGACAATTACTACACaatgaatgtattaaaacaattactacacaatgaatgtattaaaacaattactacaCAATGAATGTATTCAAACAATTATTACGCATGAATGTTTTCTTTGACGGTTCTAAAAGTGACTAAAACAATGGCATGAAAcgtgtataaataataacaataaacgtgAGGGCACAACCTAATCAATAATATAGTGGATTGAGTGTTCCTGATTCACAACCTGTTACGACCAAAGAAATACACGCTTCGCACTTTGAGGCCAtgattacgtttgtttgtttggaaatttcgcacaaagctactcgaggcctatctgtgctagccgtccctaatttagcagtgtaagactagggggaaggcagctagtcatcaccacccaccgccaactcttgggctactcttttaccaacgaatagtgggattgaccgtcacattatacgccccccggctgggagggcgagcatgtttagcgcgactcgggcaggaacccgcgaccctcagattacgagtagcacgccttacgcgcttggccatgccaggccactatagtattatataatgtaaaatctATTCAATTATCGAACTTAATTTAAAACCTTTACCAGacaaggagaaaaaaaaacagtttaatgaaTCATGAGTTAACcatttaaacaaacaattattacacaATGAATGTATTCAGACAATTACTACACaatgaatgtattaaaacaattactacacaatgaatgtattaaaacaattactacaCAATGAATGTATTCAAACAATTATTACGCATGAATGTTTTCTTTGACGGTTCTAAAGTGACTAAAACAATGGCATGAAAcgtgtataaataataacaataaacgtgAGGGCACAACCTAATCAATAATATAGTGGATTGAGTGTTCCTGATTCACAACCCGTTACGACCAAAAGAAATACACGCTTCGCACTTTGAGGCCAtgattacgtttgtttgtttggaaatttcgcacaaagctactcgaggcctatctgtgctagccgtccctaatttagcagtgtaagactagagggaaggcagctagtcatcaccacccaccgccaactcttgggctagtctttaccaacgaatagtgggattgaccgtaacattatacaccccacggctgggagggcgagcatgtttagtgcgacgcgggcgcgaacccgcgaccctcggattacagtcgcacgccttacgttaTTATGGTGAGTATCAACTCCAATGATTCAGACTGACAAGGATAAATCAAACAACTGACAGTGAGTGATGTTTATACAGTATATCACTTAATAGTTATGAATAGCTAGTGCGAATAGTCCTCGAATAACTTTGCTCTAAATTAAATGaataatcattttaaaagaaaatgatctacagttaagaataaaaatatttggaattgAAATATGTAAACATAGAAATGCAAAACACAGTTTGCTTACATAAAGAAACACTAACCTATGAAAAACGCTacattaaaagataaatattttagatagatatttttttgtaaaaaaacaatctCAACAGTTAATTGGTGAGAATTTTCTATAAAGAAAAACCTTTACTctagttttcttatatttttgttctatttatgCATTTGTAAGAGCCTTGGTAAATCTCACCTGATTATCGGAGGCCGAGGTCTGAACGGTGCCTTGTGAAGAGGTGGCTCCACACCTGGTCTGGTCTGATGATTCTGTCCTCTTTTACCACTTGGAAACCGTGGAGTGTTGTTGTTCCCTATGAAGCCATCAGAAGGTCCAGATCCAACAAAAGGACGAACATCTTCAATATCTATTGGCACAACATATGGACGGCCCGTTGGAAAACTCCATCTACTTGTTCGTTTAGTAGTGTCATCACTCAATGTTCCGGATCCATAAACAGTGACAATCTCCTCATAATTTCGATTTTTCGTTGGTCCTAGATCTTGTGGTGACAAAAATTGATTGGTTTCTGATCTAGTTTCAAGAATTGATTCTCCAGAATTGGTGTGAATGAACTTTACATCAGACTCTCTAACAGAAAGCTCTGAgcgaaaattataaacatttccaTCGGTTGTATTCTTATTTCCTATTTTGGAATCTGAGACAACGTGGTCATTTTGCACGATGGAATCACCTTGTTCACGTTCTTTAGATATTCCAGATCTTCCTGTAGAATGAGTCACGGTGAAATAAAACTTGGTCGGTTCAGTTATTACCTCCGGTTCTTTACCTTTTTTAGCATTGCTCACTTGAGAGGGTCGTGAGTTGAGATAAAACACAGGAGCCAACCGTGTGACTGGAGCTGTTggtataaaatcatttttttgtGTAACCAGCTGAGAATTAAGAATTTCTGGTCCAAAGGCGTGGGATGATTGGACATAAGGTGTACTTATTGTCTTGAATATATTAAGGGGTAAAGGACTTTTCAACATGGTTCTGACTGCATTAGATGAAATATTACTGATCCTAAGAAAAGATGGTAATTTTCAGTTGGAAAATGGCTGAAACGTTTCATATTAGACATCAACGTGGAAGAATAACTGGGAGCAGTGATGCCAGTCGGATCTTCTCCAACAGAaggaaaagtaaataaactttcATGAGAAGATGGTTCCTCGAACAGGTAGCTGGAAGAGGAAGAAATATCTAAAAGTGCTTCCtcagttttaagttttgttttttctcggTCAAGACCAAGTAGCATGGAGTCACTTTCTGTTGGTTCAATATCTGAATCTAACCCGTCATCCACGTCCTCTGTAAATCTTAAACTTAACAAGCGAAAAGGGTTCATTGTATTAACATGCGAGTCATTGTCATTAGTATTAGTTACTGGGAATTTTGTTGGATCTCGATTGTTAACGTGGCTCGACTGTAGTCCACGGTATAACTTTACTGTAGAGGTTTGTTTCTCTAGCATTTCTAAAATACTAATTTTATCTATTGACGAATCATCTTTACTGTAATCCACTTCATCAGGTGTTAAAACAGCAGAAAACGTTGGACGAATAAGTTTGTGAAATTCATTTGTAAAGAAAGATCCTCTAGAATCATCTTCCTCACTTCCTAAAATATGAAAGACTGGTAGATAGACGGTTCAGGATTGGATGAAACACTAGAATCGTCTTTCTCACTTCTAAGAACATGAAAGATTGGTAGATAGACGGTTCTGGATTGGATGAAACACTAGAATCGTTTTCCTACTTCCTGAGAACATAAAAGATTTGTAGATAGACGGTTCTGGATTGGATGAAACACTAAAATCGTTTTCCCTACTTCCAAGAATATGAAAGATTGGTAGATAGACGGTTCTGGATTGGATGAAACACTAGAATCGTCTTTCTCACTTCTAAGAACATGAAAGATTGGTAGATAGACGGTTCAGGATTGGATGAAACACTAGAATCTTTTCCCAATACTTACGTCATCATTAACAATACTCAGCAGAGGATTTGTAATAGAATTATGTATAATACCATATAATCTTGAATTCTCCGAAACTCTTACTTCAGTCTCACTTAACTCCATCATATGAAATAAATTAGACAGGTcttgaattacaaaaaaaattattatagggtTTGCTAGCCTCTGCTATTTTATCTACGACATTAAATATTTGGTTTGGAGCTCTAGCGTCAAACTTATGTATATACTTACGATTATCTTCTGTTACTGTTGAAGAAACTAAATCAGAAGGAActgatgaaataaaactaattttattagttGTATTGAACCtctgtttttataagtattatcatGCGTTACACTCATTATCTGACGtaataaattagtatttaaaaGCCGTTTTGTTGAAGCTGGTTGAAGAATTGTAGTAGAGAACTGTAATAGTTCTGCATCTAGTAAACTGGACAAAGGTTGGTGTTTTCAGAGGACTGTAATAATTCTTCATCCAATAAACTGGACAAATGGTTAGCGCCCTCAGAGGACTGTAATATATCTGTATAAAATGGCTAACTTCTTCCGAAGATTGTAATAATTCTGCACCCAATAAACTGGATAAAATGTTAGTGCTTTCAGAGGACTGTAATATGTCTGTAGAAAAATGGCTAACTTTTTCCGAAGATTGTAATAATTCTGTATCCAATAAACTGGATAAAGTGTTAGTGCTTTCAGAGGACTGTAATATGTCTGTAGAAAAATGGCTAACTTTTTCCGAAGATTGTAATAATTCTGTATCCAATAAACTGGATAAAGTGTTAGTGCTTTCAGAGGACTGTAATATGTCTGTAGAAAAATGGCTAACTTTTTCCGAAGATTGTAATAATTCTGTATCCAATAAACTAGATAAAGGATTAGTACTTTCAGAGGACTGTAATATGTCTGTAGAAAAAGGCTAACATCTTCCGAGGACTGTGATGACTTTACGTTTGATAGGCTGGACGAAAGGTGTGGAACAGGTAAACTTGGGAATATTGCAGATGAGACAATCTTGAAGCTTGTTAAGCCGGATCTTACTATTGCTGTATAAAGATAAATATCAGTTGTTGAACCTCAGATCATGTACTAATGTATAGTTGCTATTAACTTTACACTGTTTTTCGTATAAGTGTTTTGTGTAGTAACATGTTAAATTCCTTTTGAAGTAGCCTCACACATTAGATATTTACTTTCAagctataaaaatgtattttctgaaaTGGTCTCTCTTACATACAAACATGTAAATGGTTAATATAAAGGGTTATCGTTAAAGTTATCCAACTCTGTGAACCACAAGTTTCATTATAATAAGCAAATCATGTTATGCAATACTGATCAAAATTACTATAGAGGTATAAAAGTAAAGCCAAAACCTTCAGAAATAAACGATTATTGTACTGCAGCtcacagttaaaaaacaaaatctcgCACGTAGCTCATTCGAGGGAAAAACAAAATCGTAATAAAATATAGTAACGAATGGTTATCAGTAGCATATATTAGCATATAAGTGGCATATAAGAACCAATGTATTTGTATTCTCAGTTATAAGTTAATTTTTCacgtatttatagaaatattttctcatttttacatTCTGCTTATAGAGGGCTCTGTTGTTTAATACGTAAATTGACATAATTGAAAACCTTCTATAACAAACAGGCATCATTTTGACCCAACCACTTTCTAGTTTATTGGACCAACTTAATGTAAGTCCTGTGATGTTGCACTTAATAGAATCTTTTCCTTTAAAGTATTGTCAACCTTAACAACTCGGTAACCGTCTGGTGTACTATATCATTTAATACTTATATTAACTTGAAGGAAACTGTATGTTAACACCTACATTCTTGCTCAATTAGAAAATACTGCGACAAATCTGCGGGACTTAAAGTGCTAaaagctgggtttcgatacccataatggAGATAGCACACGTAGCCTATTGTCTAGTTCTgtgctgaactacaaacaaacttctgaggattatataaaatattgtagttttgggccttttttttccttcaaaaatATCAGAATATAATTATTAGGTGTAATGCAGGCATTCAAATTGTGAAGGACCAGAGTGCATTATAGATCAAATAATGTAACTAAGAAACAATAGGTTAACAATTCATTAATAAAGATTATTCTGTGATGTTTCTCTACGTATTTTGTCTTGGGAAATGTAATTGAAATGTGTAACATTTCAATTTTAAACCTACAATCAAAGAAGAGTAATCTTTATTTCTTCTCATAGTTTAGAAAAATTTTGCAATAGTTTTAGAagataatttctatttttatctttagaatatTAAGGAGCAGCCTCTCAGATTAAAAGTTTAACTGGTTTTAATTTCAGAATGTTTGATTCTTTATTCGATTTAAGACAAAACAACATTGGCTATTTCCTGTAACCACTACGAAAAATCGAACCCCAGACATTAGCTTTGTAAATTTTCCACCGTGAAACAGAGTTTATGAAGTGAGGTACTTCGAAATGCAGTTAGAAATCAAATAAGGTACAGAAAACATGTTTGATGAGTGAGTGACGTCAGCttctcaaaatattattacacGAGAGATAGCAGCAGGTGTGTGTAGATGTTGGATTCCCTGAAAGGATAACCAGCtgacaaagaaaacaaactgcACTCTGGGAAACATCTCTCTAACCTTTGAAATTATAACATGTGCAGCGGGTTGTTAGTCAAAATCGTTGTTACGATAACTGATTGCTCACACGTAAAGGCTTTCACACTGCACTGACCCCGTGTCGCCATGCAACTGCACTGCTTTTTTTAACATTGCACTGACCATGTGTATCAAACCGCAATGACATTTTTTCTAATGTACCAATAATTTTTCAGTGATCACATCTCACACAATGCGCGGACTATGTTAACTTTAAGATGTTtcttaaaattagtaaaaaaaaagacaacaaaaacacCCAGTGAATGGAACAAATTGTCAGAAATTTCGAAGTTAGTCAAATTAGTTCAAAACATTGGTACTTTTTATTTAAAGGCATCTGGGAGCTTGTTACTCTGTTTGTCAACTTTGCATGTGTTACTTTCTTCAGACTGCTCCAAGGAATCCATGGAGTGAATCACTCCTTTACACCCCATCCCCTCTCCTTTAGTACTTCTATTTCAAAAAGTGGGGTGAACGTGGAATATAGGGGTGGGAACCCTCACACATCAAACACTTTGTGCGATAAGTTTTGTATACACGAAGACTTCATATCCAAGTCATTAGAGGGGCTAGATTGTAACTTTGCTGTAATAAGCATTTATCGTGAGACAAACTTTCAGACTGTCCAAGATCACTGAATTAGAGGAACTCATCCAGAAACAAAATCAGTCTCAATTATGAGGTTGTTAACCTCTAATTACTTTAACCTGAAACAACGTAGgtcaaaagttaaaattattcaaacacgATGCATTCCAGTGTTCTTTTACTGGTTCTATGAAGTGTTACCATTGTTGGATAGGTGAAGATGTTTCATGTTACGACTATACATGCTCTTTGAAGGATTTCATGTTAAGTGGTGTTAAAATTCAACGCTAACATCTTATAAATTATATCTGCTTTGTCCgataaaaataatctttaaagtATACATTGAAATCATTTCGTGTTCATATTTTGAAAAGTGTAAACCTCACAGCATTTTGTTTCTATATAACCAATTAGTATATTATTTCCACCAGGTAGcgataaaactttattaaataatgcGAAACGTACTTCTTTGGcaagttgtatattttaattatgggTCTCAACTCAAAATAATACCAGTcactaaaatatgttattaactgAAATAAGGCTACGTAACAAACGCAACCCACTAACATTATATTGATTGAAACACCTCCAAGCAAAGAACACAACATAACAAATCATTATTCTATGACAGCCTCGGATGGTGCTTGTTTTGATTcagtaaacatgctcgccctcccagccgtggggtgtataatgtgacggttaatcccactattcgttggtaaaagtagcccaagagttggcggtgggtggtgatgactagctgccttccctctagtcttacactgctaaattagggacggctacacatagccctcgagtagctttgtgcgaaattccaaaacaaacaaacaaattgattcaGTAAATTTGTGTTgctgttttattctttatattttatagttgtcttataaaactttactattttacctctttttataaacatttgacACTGATCCtacattaatttactttatttatatttttcattaaactttaataGAAAACTGTGATTGTCTCATCTGATTAAAGATTTCTACTGGTAATAACCCTAAGTTTATTCATTTTGATGAATGATATTACTGTCAATAACCCTAAATTTATTTACCTTGATGAATGGTATTACAATAACCCTACATTTATTTACCTTGATGAATGATATTACTGTCAATAACCCTAAACTTATTTACCTTGATGAATGATATGACTGACAATAACCCTACATTTATTTACCTTGATGAATGATATTACTGTCAATAACCCTAAATTTATTTACCTTGATGAATGGTATTACTTACAATAACCCTAAATTTATTTACCTTGATGAATGGTATTACTTACAATAACCGAAGGTTTATTCATTTTGTTGAACAATTTTACGTACAATaggaacaaaaaattaataattttaaacatttctgtgaaaTTAACTTTCTTTGTCAGTAGAGTTAGTTTACGCTAAATATTTGCTGAACAATTGTACcaagaataaaaacattaaatgaactCACCTTGTTGAACATTTTCGCTCATAGTGAAGAGAACGAAACTTAGTTTTGCAACAAGAGTTAGCAAGTATTTACAAGAATTCATTGTGATCAGAAATCCACCTGAAATCCTACAGTCAggctcagttttatttttaaatgtctaAAGATTGTGGCTCAATCTTTAACAATAAAGTTCGTTGTCTGCTCCTGACGAGAACGACATGATGATTGTAGCGCAAGCCACGTTACAAAGGAATTCTTTCTGAACACTCGCACTTTCACTGTTGACCAGTGACTATGATGAGACAAAACAGGTTTCTGACTGTGTTAGGTGGAAGTTCGTTTTTGTTCTACCTGTACTCAAAACAAAATTAGCTTCGCGGTGTCAAGGTTGAATATCCATGCATGTCATGTAACTACAGATTGAACAACAACCTTATTATTTGATTCTACGTTGGACTATTGGTCAGTGACCCTGGAAATAACGTAAGGTAACAAATGGTAGATCAGGGTTAAggcaaattaataatataatttcaacCAATTTACTGTTGTCAATGGTGCACGCAAAACTTCAATTCCACTTTTTTTAAAAGAGTATTTTGaattgaaaagaagaaaatgctcgaaaacataaataatgttgttaattGACGTGAAAAGTAAGTACAGTAAGTATGGCAGGTTTGAAACATTTAGAAAGGTACAACAACAAACTACTTTAGAAACCAGTGTTACTTAAGAAGAACTGAaagttctttgtatttcatgtttgGAAGTGTTTCCAGATTAAACTAATTATCACACAGCACAGGAAGGAACTAAAGGAAGTGTTTTGTAGTTTAAAACTTTACcgaattttaatttacttaaaaaaatatagaaatttaacACATTGAAAGGATAATAAAGACAACCTCTAGTTcgatacaaaaacaagaaactgtGGACAATCGCTTCTGATGAAACAGTGAACAGCTTGTGAGCCTCTAACGATCAAATAAGTCTCGGTAAAATACCAAGTAgaactgaataaagaaaaatacgcTTAAATCTAGAATACAAACTCACTTTCTTTTGCTAACTGACGACATCGTTTCGTAACCTCTATTCCATAACCACCAAGGACATTTCAGTGCTAACCtgttaattttggtttgtttgtctgaatttcgcacaaagctactcgagggctatctgcgctagccgtccctaatttagcagtgtaagactagagggatggcaggtaatcatcaccacccaccaccaactcttgggatacttttacAGCTaatgtgagattgaccgtcacattataaagcctccacggctgaaagggcaagcatacttggtgcgacggggattcgaacccgcgaaccaaaccaaacttatacAGTTACCCTAagaagagttgttgttgttgttttggaatttcgcacaaagctactcgagggctatctgtgctagccgtccctaatttagcagtgtaagactagagggaaggcagcaagtcatcaccacccaccgccaactcttgggctactcaagATAGTATAGTTGGtaaaaccaacaaatagtgggattgaccgtcacattatacacccccacgactgggagggcgatcatgtttcgCGCGCGCGGGCGCGAACCCTAAGAAGAGAAGACTAAAGTATCAGGCCTtttgtcattttttgtttctcatgAGCTCATCTGTTCATATTCCTCACAAACTATAGATTATTTCGTTATTTGTTCACATAATACTCTTTAACCTAACACACGTATGGATACTGTAGGCAATACATTCTCAATGCCTTTCAGTGCTTGACTAACATTAATTAAGATAGTTTCAAATCCATATTTCATGGCACAGAAGTGGTAGAGCGTTTGCTTGAGGCAAtaagtttctgttatttttcagAAATGGAAGAATACTCATAGATTTTGACGCTAAGACATAGATCTCGATGTCCAGTCATGAAGCTTGAGGTGCAGacacatattaattaatttaaaaatattattacatacatgGTAAACCTTAAAATATGAACATATTTAAATACTGAATCGGCCCGGcattaccaggtggttaaggcactcgacttgtaatttgagggtcgcgggttcgaatcctcttcataTTAAtcatgcccgctctttcagccgtgtgggagttataatgtgatgattagtcccattattcgttggtaagacagtagcccaagaattggcggtgggtgttgatcactagctgccttccctctagtcttacactgctaaattagggacggctagcgcacataggtctcgtgtagctttgcgcgaaattcaaaaacaaacaaacacaaatactaAATCACAgagttacaaatatttcattaaaggcTCAACCAATGAGTGTGAGAACAGTTATAAATCTGGATGTAAGGTTAGTAATTTGAACATTCAGTCACAGAATTGGAGAACTA
Proteins encoded:
- the LOC143242313 gene encoding uncharacterized protein LOC143242313; protein product: MELRSEEDDSRGSFFTNEFHKLIRPTFSAVLTPDEVDYSKDDSSIDKISILEMLEKQTSTVKLYRGLQSSHVNNRDPTKFPVTNTNDNDSHVNTMNPFRLLSLRFTEDVDDGLDSDIEPTESDSMLLGLDREKTKLKTEEALLDISSSSSYLFEEPSSHESLFTFPSVGEDPTGITAPIRTMLKSPLPLNIFKTISTPYVQSSHAFGPEILNSQLVTQKNDFIPTAPVTRLAPVFYLNSRPSQVSNAKKGKEPEVITEPTKFYFTVTHSTGRSGISKEREQGDSIVQNDHVVSDSKIGNKNTTDGNVYNFRSELSVRESDVKFIHTNSGESILETRSETNQFLSPQDLGPTKNRNYEEIVTVYGSGTLSDDTTKRTSRWSFPTGRPYVVPIDIEDVRPFVGSGPSDGFIGNNNTPRFPSGKRGQNHQTRPGVEPPLHKAPFRPRPPIIRIDTCIIGDASSCDVTLNEWCKTELGISACHCRPGYARPGARGPCTPVVSFLLVMKADRLDNDNMKFNQLYHNPNSQEFQLLEYEAENALSSLFPSTTLAKEFLGVKVNTFYNIGGIFLVNATVKLKETEDY
- the LOC143242596 gene encoding uncharacterized protein LOC143242596; protein product: MNSCKYLLTLVAKLSFVLFTMSENVQQAIVRSGLTSFKIVSSAIFPSLPVPHLSSSLSNVKSSQSSEDVSLFLQTYYSPLKVLILYLVYWIQNYYNLRKKLAIFLQTYYSPLKALTLYPVYWIQNYYNLRKKLAIFLQTYYSPLKALTLYPVYWIQNYYNLRKKLAIFLQTYYSPLKALTFYPVYWVQNYYNLRKKLAILYRYITVL